A window from Candidatus Polarisedimenticolia bacterium encodes these proteins:
- a CDS encoding glucose 1-dehydrogenase — protein MRLAGKVALITGGTSGMGRATAALFAKEGARVAITGRDEVRGRVVLHEIKAAGSEGIFVRADVRSSDDCRRSVEETLKAFKRLDVLFNNAGVFFPRTVPDCPEEEWDLTVDVNLKGTFLMSKHALPVMIAQKSGVIINNSSGWGLVGGDAAAAYCASKGGVVLLTKAMAIDHGPQGIRVNCICPGDVDTPMLPEDARQRGLSWEDYLKGAANRPLGRIGQPEEIAKAALFLATDDSSFMTGSSLVVDGGGSAD, from the coding sequence ATGCGCCTGGCGGGGAAAGTGGCCTTGATCACGGGCGGGACGTCCGGCATGGGCCGGGCGACCGCCGCGCTGTTCGCGAAGGAAGGGGCGCGCGTGGCCATCACGGGCCGCGACGAGGTCCGCGGCCGCGTCGTGCTGCACGAGATCAAGGCGGCGGGATCGGAAGGGATCTTCGTCCGCGCCGACGTCCGATCGTCCGACGACTGCCGCCGGTCGGTCGAGGAGACGCTCAAGGCCTTCAAGCGTCTCGACGTCCTGTTCAACAACGCCGGGGTCTTCTTTCCGCGCACGGTGCCCGACTGCCCCGAGGAGGAATGGGACCTCACCGTGGACGTCAACCTGAAGGGCACCTTCCTGATGTCGAAGCACGCGCTGCCCGTGATGATCGCGCAGAAGAGCGGCGTCATCATCAACAACAGCTCGGGATGGGGCCTGGTCGGAGGGGACGCCGCGGCGGCCTACTGCGCGTCCAAGGGGGGCGTGGTGCTCCTCACCAAGGCGATGGCGATCGACCACGGGCCGCAGGGGATCCGCGTCAATTGCATCTGCCCCGGGGACGTCGACACGCCGATGCTCCCCGAGGACGCGCGGCAGCGCGGCCTGAGCTGGGAGGATTACCTGAAGGGGGCGGCCAACCGCCCGCTGGGCCGCATCGGACAGCCGGAGGAGATCGCCAAGGCGGCGCTGTTCCTCGCCACGGACGACTCGTCGTTCATGACCGGCTCGTCCCTGGTGGTCGACGGCGGCGGCAGCGCAGATTAG
- a CDS encoding glutathione S-transferase family protein — MAIVLYEIFWSHFCEKARFCLDFKRLPYRIEAVNPFTRRQAIRAGGRGHVPVLRDGGLLVEGSNAIAAYLEEARPDPPLLPRDASERSEVLALERQCDEVLGPDARRVGYQVAFENPSLFLGTLLWSRPPGRWLNGPMLRLLEPRLRRKFKVHPMEIAESRQRLRLVLAELQSRVAAGPYLVGRALTLADIAAVSLLDPLEIVPEFVRDRAYAPLFAWKRGLARAHGRRQRTPWLSDGPPPGYPLPDVSRS; from the coding sequence ATGGCGATCGTCCTGTACGAGATCTTCTGGTCGCACTTCTGCGAGAAGGCGCGCTTCTGCCTGGACTTCAAGCGCCTGCCGTACCGCATCGAGGCGGTCAACCCCTTCACCAGGCGCCAGGCGATCCGGGCGGGGGGCCGCGGGCACGTGCCGGTGCTTCGGGACGGCGGGCTGCTGGTGGAAGGGTCGAACGCCATCGCCGCCTACCTGGAGGAGGCCCGTCCCGACCCGCCCCTCCTGCCGCGGGACGCATCGGAGCGGTCCGAGGTCCTGGCCCTCGAACGACAATGCGATGAGGTGCTCGGGCCGGATGCGCGGCGGGTCGGCTACCAGGTGGCGTTCGAGAACCCCTCGCTGTTTCTGGGGACGCTGCTCTGGTCGAGGCCGCCCGGGCGCTGGCTCAACGGCCCGATGCTGCGGCTTCTCGAGCCGCGGTTGAGGCGCAAGTTCAAGGTCCATCCGATGGAGATCGCCGAGAGCCGTCAGCGCCTGCGCCTCGTCCTCGCCGAGCTCCAGTCCCGCGTGGCGGCGGGGCCGTACCTCGTGGGGCGCGCCCTGACCCTGGCCGATATCGCCGCGGTCTCCCTCCTCGATCCACTGGAGATCGTCCCGGAGTTCGTGCGCGACCGGGCGTACGCCCCGCTCTTCGCATGGAAGCGCGGCCTGGCGCGGGCGCACGGACGGCGCCAGAGGACACCGTGGCTCTCGGACGGCCCGCCCCCGGGCTACCCGCTCCCGGACGTCTCGCGCTCCTGA
- a CDS encoding aminotransferase class V-fold PLP-dependent enzyme, with the protein MNPEGPGSPGGGAPLAPILRALHGEVRRQFPGRERDIAGERRVYLNSAGGTLVAERSARAMEEAALRANAQDGGVSSGERATAEIHARARRGAAAFLNAPSPDEISFHQSTSHALFNLSFAFRDLLGRGNNLIVTRLDHAANVTPWESIWGEDCGLDVRECGVRRDGTLDLDELERLVDRRTRLIAVTCASNGLGTVVPVEDVVRIARRHGRPEPPSGAARQTRGHWSGALVVVDAVHHAGHGPLDVRAMDCDFLAFSGYKVFGPIVGVLWGRKRWLDALRPYRVEANEDRTPVKFEQGTPNHAVLAGLSAAFDYLEALGGRVESSAAGRPELQATAARLLGLYPDRDRRRIKWAMCAVRDFEQTLTKGLLLGFSALAKRGVRLHGIAEEGRAAERDPTFLFEVRGRTQMEIKRRLWEEGRIEVPDGHYYSLAVYRHLKSRRTVRASFAHYDDLDTVRHFLDALARIVED; encoded by the coding sequence GTGAACCCGGAAGGCCCTGGAAGCCCCGGCGGCGGAGCGCCGCTGGCGCCGATCCTGCGCGCCTTGCACGGGGAGGTGCGCCGCCAGTTCCCGGGGCGCGAGCGCGACATCGCCGGCGAGAGACGCGTCTATCTGAACAGCGCCGGGGGGACCCTGGTCGCCGAACGAAGCGCGCGCGCCATGGAGGAGGCGGCGCTGCGGGCGAACGCCCAGGACGGCGGCGTCTCGAGCGGCGAGCGGGCGACCGCCGAGATCCATGCCCGGGCGCGCCGCGGCGCCGCCGCGTTTCTCAATGCACCGTCCCCCGACGAGATCTCCTTTCACCAGTCGACCTCCCACGCCCTCTTCAACCTGTCCTTCGCCTTTCGCGATCTGCTCGGCCGGGGCAACAACCTGATCGTCACGCGTCTCGATCACGCCGCCAACGTCACGCCATGGGAGTCGATCTGGGGAGAGGACTGCGGCCTGGACGTGCGCGAGTGCGGCGTGCGCCGGGACGGTACGCTCGACCTCGACGAACTGGAGCGGCTGGTCGACCGCCGGACGCGCCTCATCGCCGTCACCTGCGCCTCGAACGGCCTGGGCACCGTCGTGCCGGTGGAGGACGTGGTGCGCATCGCCCGCCGCCACGGCCGGCCGGAGCCCCCTTCGGGCGCGGCCCGGCAGACCCGGGGGCATTGGAGCGGCGCCCTGGTGGTCGTGGACGCCGTGCATCACGCGGGCCACGGCCCCCTCGACGTCCGGGCCATGGACTGCGACTTCCTCGCCTTCTCGGGCTACAAGGTCTTCGGGCCGATCGTCGGGGTCCTGTGGGGCCGGAAGCGGTGGCTGGACGCCCTGCGTCCGTACCGCGTCGAGGCGAACGAGGACCGCACCCCCGTGAAGTTCGAGCAGGGCACGCCGAACCACGCCGTCCTGGCGGGGCTGTCAGCGGCGTTCGACTACCTCGAAGCGCTCGGGGGACGGGTCGAGTCGTCGGCCGCCGGGAGGCCCGAGCTGCAGGCGACGGCGGCCCGGCTCCTGGGCCTCTACCCGGACCGGGACCGCCGGCGGATCAAGTGGGCGATGTGCGCCGTGCGGGACTTCGAGCAGACCCTGACGAAGGGGCTGCTCCTCGGGTTCTCCGCCCTCGCGAAGCGCGGCGTCCGCCTGCACGGCATCGCCGAGGAGGGGCGCGCCGCCGAGCGGGATCCCACGTTCCTGTTCGAGGTGCGGGGCAGGACCCAGATGGAGATCAAGCGGCGGCTGTGGGAGGAGGGGCGGATCGAGGTGCCGGACGGCCACTACTACTCGCTGGCGGTGTACCGTCACCTCAAGAGTCGACGCACCGTGCGCGCCTCGTTCGCGCATTACGACGACCTCGACACCGTGCGGCACTTCCTGGACGCCCTGGCCCGGATCGTGGAGGACTAA
- a CDS encoding glucose 1-dehydrogenase, translating into MGTGGILRGKAALVTGGASGIGRATATLFAAEGAAVAVFDRDEAAGRDVVRAVTQSGGRAHLVAGDVTRDADCRRSVDETLRAFGRLDILFNNAGIIRRAAITGTSEEDWDRTMAVNVKSIFLLSRCAIPEMEKAGGGVIINTASNWGLVGGPRAAAYCASKGAVVLLTKAMAIDHGPRNIRVNCICPGDTDTAMLRGEARQLGEPVETFLAQSADCPLGRVAQPDDIARAALYLASDASSFVTGAPLIVDGGFVAG; encoded by the coding sequence ATGGGGACCGGTGGAATCCTGCGCGGCAAGGCCGCCCTGGTCACCGGCGGGGCCTCGGGGATCGGCCGGGCGACGGCCACTCTGTTCGCGGCCGAAGGGGCGGCGGTGGCCGTCTTCGACCGCGACGAGGCAGCGGGCCGGGACGTCGTCCGGGCCGTCACGCAGAGCGGGGGCCGGGCCCACCTGGTCGCGGGGGACGTCACGCGGGACGCCGACTGCCGGCGCTCCGTCGACGAGACGCTCCGCGCCTTCGGCCGGCTGGACATCCTGTTCAACAACGCCGGCATCATCCGGCGCGCGGCGATCACCGGCACCAGCGAGGAGGACTGGGACCGCACGATGGCGGTGAACGTCAAGTCGATCTTCCTCCTGTCCCGTTGCGCCATCCCGGAGATGGAGAAGGCGGGGGGCGGCGTGATCATCAACACCGCTTCGAACTGGGGCCTGGTCGGCGGCCCGAGGGCGGCCGCCTACTGCGCCTCGAAAGGGGCGGTGGTCCTTCTCACCAAGGCGATGGCCATCGACCACGGGCCGCGGAACATCCGGGTCAACTGCATCTGTCCGGGGGACACCGACACGGCGATGCTGCGCGGCGAGGCGCGGCAGCTCGGCGAGCCGGTCGAAACGTTCCTGGCGCAGTCGGCCGATTGCCCGCTCGGCCGCGTGGCGCAGCCCGACGACATCGCCCGGGCGGCGCTCTACCTCGCCTCGGACGCGTCGTCGTTCGTGACCGGGGCGCCTTTGATCGTGGACGGGGGGTTCGTGGCGGGATAG
- a CDS encoding aspartate aminotransferase family protein — MVTVSATRLADLMDRERRRFAAERPKSKALFERARSSLLEGVPMNWMVKWAGPFPIFVEEAQGAHFVDVDGHRYVDFCLGDTGSMLGHSPAPVADAIARQVRRGITFMLPTEDSIGVGEELARRFGLPFWQFAMTATDANRFAIRLCRAVTGRPLILAFNGCYHGSVDETMVTLVDGRTQAKRSSLGPPVDPALTTRLVEFNDLAALEAALAPRDVACVLAEPALTNVGIILPDPGYHEALRALTRRTGTLLVIDETHTICTGPRGYTGAFGLEPDMLTIGKPIASGLPAAAYGISQGVADLIHAKTNVQDSDVSGIGGTLSGNALAMAAMRATLRSVMTPEAYARMIPLATRFAEGARGVIGKTGLPWHVVQLGNRVEYQFRATPPRNGAEAEAAMNYDLDAFLHLHAMNRGILMTPFHNMALVAPDTTTEDIDLHTRVFEESIADLLGREDAVR, encoded by the coding sequence ATGGTCACCGTTTCCGCCACACGCCTCGCCGACCTGATGGACCGCGAGCGCCGGCGCTTCGCCGCCGAGCGCCCGAAGTCGAAGGCCCTCTTCGAGCGCGCCCGATCGTCCCTGCTCGAAGGCGTGCCGATGAACTGGATGGTCAAGTGGGCCGGCCCCTTTCCGATCTTCGTCGAGGAGGCCCAGGGGGCGCATTTCGTCGACGTGGACGGCCACCGCTACGTCGACTTCTGCCTGGGGGACACCGGCTCGATGCTCGGGCATTCCCCCGCCCCCGTGGCGGACGCCATCGCCCGCCAGGTGCGCCGCGGCATCACCTTCATGCTGCCGACCGAGGACTCGATCGGCGTCGGCGAGGAGCTGGCCCGCCGCTTCGGCCTCCCCTTCTGGCAGTTCGCCATGACCGCGACCGACGCCAACCGGTTCGCCATCCGCCTGTGCCGCGCCGTCACCGGCCGTCCGCTCATCCTGGCGTTCAACGGCTGCTACCACGGCAGCGTCGACGAGACGATGGTCACGCTCGTGGACGGCCGGACCCAGGCCAAGCGCAGCAGCCTCGGGCCGCCGGTCGATCCGGCCTTGACGACGCGCCTCGTCGAGTTCAACGACCTCGCGGCGCTCGAGGCGGCGCTCGCGCCCCGGGATGTCGCCTGCGTCCTGGCCGAGCCGGCTCTGACCAACGTCGGAATCATCCTGCCCGATCCCGGCTACCACGAGGCCCTGCGCGCCCTCACACGGCGCACCGGCACCCTGCTAGTCATCGACGAGACGCACACCATCTGCACCGGCCCCCGAGGGTACACGGGCGCCTTCGGGCTCGAGCCGGACATGCTCACGATCGGGAAGCCGATCGCCAGCGGCCTGCCGGCGGCGGCCTACGGCATCAGCCAGGGGGTCGCGGACTTGATCCACGCCAAGACCAACGTGCAGGACTCGGACGTCAGCGGCATCGGCGGCACCCTCTCGGGGAACGCCCTGGCCATGGCGGCCATGCGGGCGACGCTCAGGAGCGTCATGACCCCCGAGGCGTACGCGCGGATGATCCCTCTGGCCACGCGGTTCGCCGAGGGGGCCCGGGGCGTCATCGGAAAGACCGGCCTGCCGTGGCACGTCGTGCAGCTGGGGAACCGGGTCGAGTACCAGTTTCGCGCCACGCCGCCCCGAAACGGCGCCGAGGCGGAGGCGGCCATGAACTACGATCTCGACGCCTTCCTGCACCTGCACGCCATGAACCGCGGCATCCTGATGACTCCGTTCCACAACATGGCGCTCGTCGCCCCCGACACCACGACCGAGGACATCGACCTGCACACGCGCGTGTTCGAGGAGAGCATCGCCGACCTGCTGGGACGGGAGGACGCGGTCCGATGA
- a CDS encoding glucose 1-dehydrogenase, producing the protein MRGLKGKGVLVTGGASGIGAATAARFLDEAAQVTVLDLDSRACGAIKKTLPALSGTLQADVTKLDQVHKAFAEAVRLMGRVDILVNNAGISIRHAFLDITPEEWDRVLAVDLTGVFYVAQTAARHMVEKGSGVILQTASTNGLIGHRLYADYNAAKAGVIELTRSMALELAPAVRVNAVAPGYVLTPMQRAEYTDAMLQEVNRKIPLGRHATPEEIAGLFAYLASDDGAYLTGQVYIIDGGETAGGLASR; encoded by the coding sequence ATGCGCGGACTGAAGGGGAAGGGGGTACTCGTCACCGGCGGCGCAAGCGGCATCGGCGCCGCCACGGCCGCCCGCTTTCTCGACGAGGCGGCGCAGGTCACGGTCCTCGACCTGGACTCGCGGGCCTGCGGGGCGATCAAGAAGACCCTGCCGGCCCTGTCGGGAACCCTCCAGGCTGACGTCACGAAGCTCGACCAGGTGCACAAGGCGTTCGCCGAGGCGGTGCGTCTCATGGGACGCGTGGACATCCTGGTCAACAACGCCGGCATCAGCATCAGGCACGCCTTCCTGGACATCACGCCCGAGGAGTGGGACCGGGTCCTGGCGGTCGACCTGACCGGCGTGTTCTACGTGGCCCAGACGGCCGCGCGCCACATGGTCGAGAAGGGGAGCGGAGTGATCCTGCAGACCGCCTCGACCAACGGCCTCATCGGGCACCGACTGTACGCCGACTACAACGCCGCCAAGGCCGGCGTGATCGAGCTGACCCGCTCGATGGCCCTGGAGCTGGCCCCCGCCGTGCGCGTGAACGCCGTGGCCCCCGGCTACGTCCTGACGCCGATGCAGCGCGCCGAGTACACCGACGCCATGCTCCAGGAGGTCAACCGAAAGATTCCCCTGGGGCGCCACGCCACGCCCGAGGAGATCGCGGGGCTCTTCGCCTACCTCGCCTCCGACGACGGGGCGTACCTGACCGGCCAGGTCTACATCATCGACGGCGGCGAGACCGCCGGCGGCCTGGCGAGCCGGTAG
- the mch gene encoding methenyltetrahydromethanopterin cyclohydrolase, which yields MSPPPGSAVGDGMHAAALRLADEMARRAGEIGVAIQALPNGTRLIDAGVAAAGSHEAGRLYAEACLGGLGQVAVGVRRLGAATLSEARVTVDAPLDACMGSQYAGWKIQVGKFFAMGSGPARSLAAVEPLFQSHPLRSRSDRTVLLLETSVLPGAEVADHVASRCGIEPARLTLVAASTGSLAGCTQIAARSVETALHKLMELGFDLGTIVAGAGTCPIAPGIPDPLRAIGRTNDAVLYGAAVSLWVRADDRAIEAVIGRLPSSASKEHGRLFYDLFKEHGDFYAIDPMLFSPAQVTLVNAATGRVWSAGATDEGLLRKSFGIDG from the coding sequence ATGAGCCCCCCGCCCGGCTCCGCCGTGGGGGACGGGATGCACGCCGCCGCCCTGCGCCTCGCCGACGAGATGGCGCGGCGCGCCGGGGAGATTGGCGTCGCGATCCAGGCGCTCCCGAACGGCACGCGGCTCATCGACGCAGGGGTCGCCGCGGCCGGGTCGCACGAGGCCGGTCGGCTCTATGCCGAGGCGTGCCTGGGAGGGCTCGGGCAGGTCGCCGTCGGTGTGCGGCGCCTCGGGGCCGCGACTCTGTCCGAGGCGCGGGTCACCGTCGACGCGCCGCTCGATGCCTGCATGGGATCGCAGTACGCCGGCTGGAAGATCCAGGTCGGAAAGTTCTTCGCCATGGGGTCGGGGCCGGCGCGGAGCCTCGCGGCGGTCGAGCCGCTCTTTCAGAGTCATCCGCTTCGATCGCGATCGGACCGCACGGTGCTGCTCCTCGAGACCTCGGTCCTGCCGGGCGCCGAGGTCGCCGACCACGTCGCGAGCCGTTGCGGGATCGAGCCCGCCCGCCTGACACTGGTCGCCGCCTCCACCGGAAGCCTCGCCGGCTGCACGCAGATCGCGGCGCGCAGCGTCGAGACCGCCCTGCACAAGCTGATGGAGCTCGGCTTCGACCTCGGCACCATCGTCGCGGGGGCCGGCACCTGCCCGATCGCCCCGGGCATCCCCGATCCGCTCCGCGCCATCGGCCGGACCAACGACGCCGTCCTGTACGGCGCCGCCGTCTCTCTCTGGGTGCGCGCCGACGACCGCGCCATCGAGGCGGTCATCGGAAGGCTCCCCTCGTCGGCCTCGAAGGAGCACGGGCGACTGTTCTACGACCTCTTCAAGGAGCACGGCGACTTCTACGCGATCGATCCGATGCTGTTCAGCCCGGCCCAGGTCACGCTGGTGAACGCGGCGACCGGCCGGGTGTGGAGCGCCGGCGCGACCGACGAGGGGCTGCTCAGGAAGTCGTTCGGTATCGACGGATGA
- a CDS encoding SDR family oxidoreductase, with product MDLGLKDKAALVTGGSRGIGRAAAKALLREGASVMVSSLRRESVEAAVKELAPLGRVEGTPCDVAVEADVVRLVAETVRRFGRLDVLVANAGIADPYRNLAETSVEDWDRMIAVHLRGTFLCGREAARAMRAAKIPGRIVTISSTSAYECDPLGGSYNAAKAGIVGLTRSMAIDFADWGIRVNSVAPGWIHSDMTIADLPPRGTPIENLGVLPRAGEPEEVAAAIVFLASTACDYMTGTTLFVDGGQTIVAPKMRW from the coding sequence ATGGATCTCGGACTGAAGGACAAGGCCGCCCTCGTGACGGGCGGATCGCGCGGCATCGGGCGGGCCGCGGCGAAGGCGCTTCTCCGCGAGGGGGCTTCCGTCATGGTGTCGTCCCTGCGCAGGGAGTCCGTCGAGGCGGCCGTGAAGGAGCTGGCGCCCCTGGGACGGGTCGAGGGGACGCCCTGCGACGTCGCCGTGGAGGCGGACGTCGTGCGCCTGGTCGCGGAGACCGTGCGGCGCTTCGGGCGGCTCGACGTCCTGGTCGCGAACGCGGGCATCGCCGATCCGTACAGGAACCTGGCGGAGACGTCGGTCGAGGACTGGGACCGGATGATCGCCGTGCACCTGCGCGGGACGTTTCTCTGCGGGCGGGAGGCGGCGCGCGCCATGCGCGCCGCGAAGATCCCCGGCCGCATCGTGACGATCTCCTCGACCTCGGCGTACGAGTGCGATCCGCTGGGGGGCAGCTACAACGCCGCCAAGGCCGGGATCGTCGGCCTGACCCGCTCGATGGCGATCGACTTCGCCGACTGGGGGATCCGTGTCAACAGCGTCGCGCCCGGGTGGATCCACAGCGACATGACCATCGCCGACCTGCCCCCGCGCGGCACGCCGATCGAGAACCTGGGCGTGCTTCCGCGGGCCGGAGAGCCCGAGGAGGTGGCGGCGGCCATCGTCTTTCTCGCCTCGACCGCCTGCGACTACATGACCGGCACCACGCTGTTCGTCGACGGCGGCCAGACGATCGTGGCCCCGAAGATGCGCTGGTGA
- a CDS encoding thrombospondin type 3 repeat-containing protein, whose amino-acid sequence MLDFAHPLDDSGNRVLPLTASTLPTPRIMSVLNQGGSTVVLLDWPVPQTHDDCAQNLAGTCTDYPAGVRPVVDAYAIYGHTGPCNEPPTSGRLSAWTAPLASPGEIIRTTGPSATVTVPFDPAGLQCTYLAIGLIVGGFPGGAVSAPAIVGGPNCDTDLYLDPIDNCPCVDNPAQEDTDGDGVGDACDNCVLVPNRGQSDVDADGVGDACDNCPSAPNPSQVDRDGDGRGDTCDNCPDVANANQEDQDADFAGDVCDNCLTVANTAQQDFDHDAPGDACDNCPNVPNPDQRDSDGDTLGDYCDRCPFDPHPEAVCCQCIPSVCISFSSPIGKGSGIVSWRTLAEVDLIGFHVVSYDNQGNRTQLNPVLIRCEECSTGLGHSYATIIPKHKSGHDVFIEMLRVPGPVQVHGPAVKDCTP is encoded by the coding sequence GTGCTGGATTTCGCACACCCGCTGGACGATTCGGGGAACCGCGTCCTGCCGCTGACGGCGAGCACGCTGCCGACTCCGCGCATCATGTCGGTCCTCAATCAGGGGGGCTCGACGGTCGTCCTGTTGGACTGGCCTGTCCCGCAGACGCACGACGACTGCGCGCAGAATCTGGCGGGGACCTGCACCGACTATCCCGCGGGGGTCCGGCCGGTCGTGGACGCCTACGCGATCTACGGACACACGGGACCCTGCAACGAGCCGCCCACCAGCGGGCGGCTGTCCGCCTGGACCGCGCCTCTGGCCTCGCCCGGCGAGATCATCCGGACGACGGGACCCTCGGCGACCGTGACGGTCCCGTTCGATCCCGCGGGACTGCAATGCACCTACCTGGCCATCGGTCTGATCGTCGGCGGATTTCCCGGCGGGGCCGTGTCCGCGCCGGCGATCGTGGGCGGCCCCAATTGCGACACCGATCTGTATCTGGATCCGATCGACAACTGCCCCTGCGTCGACAATCCCGCCCAGGAGGACACGGACGGCGACGGCGTCGGGGACGCCTGCGACAACTGCGTGCTGGTGCCGAACCGCGGCCAGAGCGACGTCGACGCAGACGGCGTGGGGGACGCCTGCGACAACTGTCCTTCCGCGCCCAACCCGAGCCAGGTCGACCGGGATGGAGACGGTCGGGGCGATACCTGCGACAACTGCCCGGACGTCGCGAATGCGAATCAGGAGGACCAGGACGCCGATTTCGCCGGTGATGTGTGCGACAACTGCCTGACCGTCGCGAATACCGCGCAGCAGGATTTCGACCACGATGCGCCCGGCGATGCGTGCGACAACTGCCCGAATGTGCCGAACCCCGACCAGCGTGACAGCGACGGGGACACGCTGGGCGACTACTGCGACCGGTGTCCTTTCGATCCGCATCCGGAGGCCGTCTGTTGCCAGTGCATTCCCAGCGTGTGCATAAGCTTCTCCAGCCCGATCGGCAAGGGCTCAGGGATCGTGAGCTGGCGGACGCTTGCCGAGGTCGACCTCATCGGTTTCCACGTGGTGTCTTACGACAATCAGGGGAACCGGACGCAGCTGAATCCCGTCCTGATCCGCTGCGAGGAATGCTCCACCGGCCTGGGACATTCTTATGCGACCATCATCCCCAAGCACAAGAGCGGGCATGACGTGTTCATCGAGATGCTCCGGGTGCCCGGCCCGGTGCAGGTTCACGGGCCGGCGGTGAAGGACTGCACTCCCTGA